The Meriones unguiculatus strain TT.TT164.6M chromosome 1, Bangor_MerUng_6.1, whole genome shotgun sequence genome has a segment encoding these proteins:
- the Pcnx3 gene encoding pecanex-like protein 3 isoform X8 yields MGSQVLQILRQGVWASLTGGWFFDPHQSTFSNCFHLYVWIFLLVFPFLLYMVLPPSLMVAGVYCLVVAVIFATIKTVNYRLHAMFDQGEIVEKRNSTLGEQEEEAGQGDSSLPRDPGVEMTVFRKVSSTPPVRCSSQHSVFGFNQVSELLPRMEDSGPLRDIKELVREQGSNNVIVTSADREMLKLSSQEKLIGDLPQTPPGVVPDPSLPSTDSSERSPLAGDGVPWGGSSVADTPMSPLLKGSLSQELSKSFLTLTRPDRALVRTSSRREQCRGTGGYQPLDRRGSGDPTPQKAGSSDSCFSGTDRETLSSFKSEKTNSTHLDSPPGGHAPEGSDTDPPSEAELPASPDAGVPSDDTLRSFDTVIGAGTPPGQAEPLLVVRPKDLALLRPNKRRPPLRGNSPPGRAPRRPLLEGSGFFEDEDSSEGSELSPASSLRSQRRYSTDSSSCTSCYSPESSQGAAGGPRKRRAPHGAEEGTAVPPKRPYGTQRTPSTASAKTHARVLSMDGAGGDVLRAPLAGSKAELEAQPGVELAAGEPVVLPAEAHRGPAANQPGWRGELQEEGAVGGAPEETGQRECTSNVRRAQAIRRRHNAGSNPTPPASVMGSPPSSLQETQRGRAASHSRALTLPSALHFASSLLLTRAGPNVHEASNFDDTSEGAVHYFYDESGVRRSYTFGLAGGGYENPVGQPGEQAANGAWDRHSHSSSFHSADVPEATGGLNLLQPRPVVLQGMQVRRVPLEIPEEQTLMEEAPPRAQHSYKYWFLPGRWTSVRYERLALLALLDRTRGIMENIFGVGLSSLVAFLGYLLLLKGFFTDIWVFQFCLVIASCQYSLLKSVQPDAASPMHGHNWVIAYSRPVYFCICCLLIWMLDALGTAQPFPPVSLYGLTLFSASFFFCARDVATVFTLCFPFVFLLGLLPQVNTCLMYLLEQIDMHGFGGTAATSPLTAVFSLTRSLLAAALLYGFCLGAIKTPWPEQHVPVLFSVFCGLLVALSYHLSRQSSDPTVLWSLVRSKLFPELEERSLETARAEPPDPLPEKMRQSVREVLHSDLVMCVVIAVLTFAISASTVFIALKSVLGFVLYAVAGAVGFFTHYLLPQLRKQLPWFCLSQPVLKPLEYSQYEVRGAAQVMWFEKLYAGLQCVEKYLIYPAVVLNALTVDAHTVVSHPDKFCLYCRALLMTVAGLKLLRSAFCCPPQQYLTLAFTVLLFHFDYPRLSQGFLLDYFLMSLLCSKLWDLLYKLRFVLTYIAPWQITWGSAFHAFAQPFAVPHSAMLFLQALLSGLFSTPLNPLLGSAVFIMSYARPLKFWERDYNTKRVDHSNTRLVTQLDRNPGADDNNLNSIFYEHLTRSLQHTLCGDLVLGRWGNYGPGDCFVLASDYLNALVHLIEVGNGLITFQLRGLEFRGTYCQQREVEAITEGVEEDEGCCCCEPGHLPRVLSFNAAFGQRWLAWEVTASKYVLEGYSISDNNAASMLQVFDLRKILITYYVKSIIYYVSRSPKLETWLSHEGITAALRPVRALGYADSDPTFSLSVDEDYDLRLSGLSLPSFCAVHLEWIQYCASRRSQPVDQDWNSPLVTLCFGLCVLGRRALGTASHSMSASLEPFLYGLHALFKGDFRITSPRDEWVFADMDLLHRVVAPGVRMALKLHQDHFTSPDEYEEPATLYDAIAANEERLVISHEGDPAWRSAILSNTPSLLALRHVMDDASDEYKIIMLNRRHLSFRVIKVNRECVRGLWAGQQQELVFLRNRNPERGSIQNAKQALRNMINSSCDQPLGYPIYVSPLTTSLAGSHPQLRALWGGPVSLGAIARWLLRSWERLHKGCGAGCNSGGNVDDSDCGGGGGLTSLSNNPPLAHPTPENTAGGSEQPLPPGPSWGPRPSLSGSGDGRPPPLLQWPPPRLPGPPPASPAPTEGPRPSRPPGPGLLSSEGPSGKWSLGGRKGLGGPDGEPASGSPKGGTPKSQAPLDLSLSPDVSSEASPARTTQDIPCLDSSAPESGTPSGAPGDWPVPVEERESPAAQPLLEHQY; encoded by the exons CCCCTCAGAG ACATCAAGGAGCTGGTACGGGAGCAGGGCAGCAACAATGTGATTGTGACCTCTGCCGACCGAGAGATGCTGAAGCTCAGCTCTCAGGAGAAACTGA TTGGAGACCTTCCCCAGACACCCCCAGGGGTTGTCCCAGACCCCTCTCTCCCCAGTACGGATTCTTCCGAGCGTTCTCCCCTGGCTGGAGATGGTGTGCCCTGGGGTGGGAGCAGTGTGGCTGATACTCCCATGAGCCCCTTACTGAAAGGGAGCCTCAGCCAGGAGCTAAGCAAGAGCTTCCTGACCCTGACCCGGCCTGACCGGGCCCTAGTGAGGACCAGTAGTCGACGGGAACAGTGTCGGGGAACTGGAGGCTACCAGCCCCTGGACCGGAGGGGCTCAGGTGACCCCACACCCCAGAAAGCTGGCTCTTCAGATTCTTGCTTCAGTGGCACTGACAGGGAGACCCTGAGCAGCTTCAAGAGTGAGAAGACCAACTCTACGCACCTGGATAGCCCCCCTGGTGGACATGCCCCTGAGGGCAGCGACACAGACCCTCCATCGGAGGCTGAGCTGCCTGCCTCCCCAGATGCTGGGGTTCCCTCGGATGATACACTTCGTTCCTTTGACACAGTCATTGGAGCAGGGACGCCACCCGGCCAAGCTGAGCCGCTCCTGGTTGTGCGGCCCAAGGACTTGGCCCTGCTTCGGCCTAACAAACGGCGGCCCCCCTTGCGCGGAAACTCCCCACCTGGTCGTGCCCCAAGACGGCCCTTGCTAGAGGGTTCTGGCTTTTTTGAAGATGAAGACAGCAGCGAAGGTAGTGAGCTGAGTCCAGCGTCCAGCCTCCGGTCTCAGCGCCGTTATAGTACCGACAGCTCCTCGTGCACTTCTTGCTACTCCCCTGAGAGCTCCCAGGGAGCAGCAGGGGGTCCTCGGAAGCGGCGGGCCCCTCATGGGGCTGAAGAAGGAACTGCTGTGCCCCCTAAGCGGCCCTATGGGACTCAGCGGACACCCAGTACTGCCAGTGCCAAAACTCACGCACGTGTGCTGAGCATGGACGGGGCAGGGGGTGATGTCTTGCGGGCTCCCCTGGCTGGCTCCAAGGCCGAGCTGGAGGCCCAGCCAGGGGTGGAGCTGGCTGCTGGTGAGCCTGTTGTGCTGCCTGCCGAAGCCCATAGGGGACCTGCTGCCAACCAGCCTGGCTGGCGGGGGGAGCTGCAGGAGGAAGGTGCTGTGGGGGGAG CTCCTGAGGAAACAGGTCAGCGGGAATGCACAAGCAATGTGAGGCGAGCTCAAGCCATCCGGAGACGACACAATGCAGGCAGCAACCCTACCCCTCCAGCCTCCGTCATGGGCTCACCACCTAG CAGCCTGCAGGAGACTCAGCGGGGCCGGGCTGCTTCCCACTCCCGGGCACTCACTCTGCCCTCCGCTCTGCACTTTGCCTCTTCTCTGCTGCTTACCCGAGCTGGCCCCAACGTGCATGAAGCCAGCAACTTCGACGACACCTCTGAGGGCGCTGTGCACTATTTCTACGATGAGAGCG GTGTGCGGCGGTCATATACCTTTGGCCTAGCTGGAGGCGGCTACGAGAACCCTGTGGGGCAGCCAGGGGAGCAGGCAGCCAATGGAGCCTG GGACCGTCACTCGCATTCCTCCAGCTTCCACTCAGCTGATGTGCCCGAAGCCACAGGAGGCCTGAACCTGCTGCAGCCGAGGCCAGTGGTTCTTCAGGGCATGCAGGTGCGCAGGGTGCCCCTGGAAATCCCAGAG GAGCAGACCTTGATGGAGGAAGCACCACCCCGGGCTCAGCACAGCTACAAGTACTGGTTTCTTCCCGGCCGTTGGACCTCTGTGCGCTATGAGCGGCTGGCCCTGTTGGCCCTGTTGGACCG GACGCGGGGGATAATGGAGAACATTTTCGGCGTTGGATTGAGCAGCCTGGTTGCCTTCCTGGGATACCTGTTGCTGCTCAAGGGCTTCTTCACTGACATCTGGGTCTTCCAGTTCTGCCTGGTCATCGCCTCCTGTCAGTACTCCTTGCTCAAG AGCGTGCAGCCTGATGCAGCATCTCCCATGCAT GGCCACAACTGGGTGATTGCATACAGCCGGCCCGTCTACTTCTGCATCTGCTGTCTACTCATCTGGATGTTGGACGCCCTGGGTACTGCTCAGCCCTTCCCACCTGTCTCTCTCTACGGCCTcacgctcttctctgcttctttcttcttctgcgCCCGAGACGTGGCCACTG TGTTCACCTTGTGCTTCCCATTCGTCTTCCTGCTGGGCCTCCTGCCCCAGGTCAACACCTGCCTCATGTACCTCCTGGAGCAGATAGATATGCACGGCTTTGGGGGCACAG CTGCCACCAGCCCGCTCACGGCGGTCTTCAGCCTCACCCGAAGCCTGCTGGCTGCTGCCCTGCTTTATGGCTTCTGCCTTGGGGCCATCAAG ACACCTTGGCCGGAGCAGCACGTCCCTGTCCTCTTCTCAGTCTTCTGTGGCCTCCTGGTGGCCCTGTCCTACCATCTGAGCCGGCAGAGCAGTGACCCCACTGTGCTCTG GTCTCTAGTGCGGAGTAAGCTTTTCCCTGAGCTGGAGGAGCGGAGCCTAGAGACAGCCCGTGCAGAGCCCCCAGACCCACTGCCAGAGAAGATGCGTCAGTCAGTG CGTGAAGTCCTGCACTCCGACCTGGTGATGTGTGTGGTGATTGCAGTGCTCACCTTTGCCATCAGCGCCAGCACCGTCTTCATTGCCCTGAAG TCTGTGCTGGGCTTCGTGTTGTATGCAGTGGCGGGAGCTGTGGGCTTCTTCACACACTACTTGCTGCCGCAGCTCCGCAAACAGCTGCCCTGGTTCTGCCTCTCCCAGCCTGTGCTGAAGCCACTGGAATACAGCCAGTATGAAGTGCGAG GCGCTGCCCAGGTGATGTGGTTTGAGAAGCTCTATGCTGGCCTGCAGTGTGTTGAGAAGTACCTCATCTACCCTGCTGTGGTTCTCAACGCTCTCACTGTGGACGCCCACACAGTCGTCAGCCACCCAGACAAATTCTGCCTCTA CTGCCGGGCATTGCTGATGACTGTGGCGGGGCTGAAGCTGCTACGCTCAGCCTTCTGTTGCCCACCCCAGCAGTACCTGACCTTGGCCTTCACCGTCCTGCTCTTCCACTTTGACTACCCGAGGCTCTCGCAGGGCTTTCTGCTCGACTACTTCCTTATGTCCCTGCTCTGCAGCAAG CTATGGGACCTGCTGTACAAGCTGCGTTTTGTGCTGACCTACATCGCACCCTGGCAGATCACCTGGGGCTCAGCCTTCCATGCCTTTGCCCAGCCCTTCGCTGTACCAC ACTCAGCCATGCTGTTCCTCCAGGCCCTGCTCTCAGGGCTCTTCTCCACACCACTCAACCCTCTGCTGGGCAGTGCTGTCTTCATCATGTCCTATGCGAGGCCCCTCAAGTTCTGGGAGAGGGACTACAA CACTAAACGTGTGGATCATTCCAACACCCGCCTAGTGACACAGCTGGACCGGAACCCAG GCGCTGATGACAACAACCTCAACTCCATCTTCTATGAGCACTTGACACGCTCGCTGCAGCACACCCTGTGTGGGGACCTGGTGCTGGGCCGCTGGGGCAACTATGGCCCTGGTGACTGCTTTGTCCTGGCCTCTGACTACCTCAACGCGCTGGTGCACCTCATTGAGGTTGGCAATGGCCTCATCACCTTCCAGCTGCGTGGCCTTGAGTTCCGGG GCACATACTGCCAGCAGCGTGAGGTGGAGGCCATCACTGAAGGTGTGGAGGAAGATGAGGGATGCTGCTGCTGTGAGCCTGGCCACCTTCCCCGGGTCCTGTCCTTCAATGCTGCCTTTGGGCagcgctggctggcctgggaggtAACAGCCAGCAAGTATGTGCTGGAAGGCTACAGCATTAGTGACAACAACGCTGCCTCCATGCTGCAGGTGTTTGACCTCCGCAAGATCCTCATCACTTACTATGTCAAG AGCATCATCTACTATGTGAGCCGCTCTCCAAAGCTCGAGACCTGGCTGAGCCACGAGGGCATCACGGCTGCCCTACGGCCTGTGCGAGCCCTTGGTTATGCTGACTCAGACCCTACCTTCTCACTGAGTGTTGATGAAGACTATGACCTTCGCCTGTCTGGCCTCTCGCTGCCATCCTTCTGTGCTGTTCACCTTGAGTGGATCCAGTACTGTGCCTCTCGGCGCAGCCAG CCCGTGGACCAGGATTGGAACTCACCGTTGGTCACACTATGCTTTGGCCTGTGTGTGCTGGGTCGCAGGGCCCTGGGAACAGCCTCACACAGCATGTCTGCCAG CCTGGAGcccttcctctatggcctgcatGCCCTGTTCAAGGGTGACTTTCGAATCACCTCCCCTCGTGATGAGTGGGTCTTTGCTGACATGGACCTGCTTCACCGAGTGGTGGCACCTGGGGTTCGCATGGCCCTCAAGCTCCACCAG GACCATTTCACATCTCCTGATGAGTATGAGGAGCCAGCAACCCTGTATGATGCCATTGCGGCCAATGAGGAGCGGCTAGTCATCTCCCATGAGGGCGACCCTGCCTGGCGCAGTGCCATCCTTAGCAACACTCCCTCCCTGCTGGCACTGCGCCACGTCATGGACGATGCTTCCGATGAGTACAAGATCATCATGCTCAACCGGCGCCACCTCAGCTTCCGGGTCATCAAG GTAAACCGAGAGTGTGTGCGTGGGCTGTGGGCCgggcagcagcaggagctggtgttcCTGCGGAACCGCAACCCTGAGCGCGGCAGCATCCAGAACGCCAAGCAGGCCCTCCGCAACATGATCAACTCCTCCTGCGACCAGCCTCTGGGCTACCCCATCTACGTGTCACCTCTCACCACATCTCTGGCTGGCAGCCACCCCCAGCTGCGGGCGCTGTGGGGTGGCCCTGTCAGCCTAGGTGCCATTGCTCGATGGCTCCTGCGCAGCTGGGAGAG ACTTCATAAGGGCTGTGGCGCTGGCTGCAATAGTGGTGGAAATGTGGATGACTCAGACTGTGGTGGGGGTGGTGGCCTGACCTCCCTCAGCAATAATCCCCCCTTGGCACACCCCACGCCTGAAAACACAGCAG GCGGCAGTGAGCAGCCCCTCCCACCAGGTCCTAGCTGGGGGCCACGGCCTTCCCTCAGTGGCTCTGGAGATGGACGGCCCCCTCCTCTGCTGCAGTGGCCTCCCCCTCGGCTCCCTGGACCACCTCCTGCTTCACCTGCGCCCACTGAGGGTCCCCGGCCATCTAGACCTCCTGGCCCTGGTCTTCTCAGTTCTGAGGGGCCCAGTGGGAAGTGGAGTCTGGGGGGTCGGAAGGGACTAGGAGGACCTGATGGGGAGCCAGCCTCAGGGAGCCCCAAAGGAGGTACCCCCAAATCTCAG GCCCCTCTAGACCTCAGCCTCAGTCCTGATGTCAGCTCTGAGGCCTCACCTGCCAGAACAACCCAGGACATTCCTTGCTTGGACAGCAGTGCCCCTGAGAGTGGCACACCTTCCGGCGCCCCAGGTGACTGGCCTGTCCCTGTTGAGGAACGGGAGAGCCCGGCTGCCCAGCCCTTACTGGAGCATCAGTACTGA